The following coding sequences are from one Thermostaphylospora chromogena window:
- a CDS encoding alpha/beta hydrolase — translation MKRVVGIVAGASLLVSVGGVAGYAGAVPADADRRTPAKDTAPPWIPVKPIKWSPCQGQAKKRRSGGSAAPSAATVECATVHVPLDYREPMGQKIGIAINRVRGSVSRDHNHLGVLLVNPGGPGASGRELAEFVAQSLPRSIASRFDIIGVDPRGVGGSRPALRCVNPKVYYKAPRPDAVPRNAAEEAVLLERARHYAQACANRWSWLLPHMSTENAARDMDMIRAALGEQKISYFGYSYGTYLGAVYATLFPDRVNRMVLDSVVDPGKVWYESNLEQNHAFERRHRDFLAWTAKHNRSYRLGRSVSAVRFAWYSMRDRLRERPAGGVVGPSELDDLYSVAGYSDAVWPQLAEAFSVYARKGRTKKLVNAWRALVPNGAREENSYAVYLAVQCRDAAWPRDWRKWRADMNVSHRSAPFMTWPNAWYNAPCAFWAVRGGPPVRVKSSSTLPPILLVQSRRDAATPYEGALRMREIFPKARLIVEPGGSHGVALAGNTCVDRYVVRYLRNGMLSGVARRTGSGPDATCRRSLPPRPDVPSTSSGRGV, via the coding sequence GTGAAGCGAGTCGTCGGGATCGTGGCGGGAGCGTCGTTGCTGGTCTCGGTCGGCGGGGTGGCGGGCTATGCCGGAGCCGTTCCCGCCGACGCGGACAGGCGGACCCCGGCCAAGGACACCGCTCCGCCGTGGATACCGGTGAAGCCGATCAAATGGAGCCCGTGCCAGGGGCAGGCGAAGAAGAGGCGATCGGGAGGTTCCGCCGCGCCGTCCGCGGCCACCGTGGAGTGCGCCACGGTGCACGTTCCGCTCGACTACCGCGAGCCCATGGGGCAGAAGATCGGCATCGCGATCAACCGCGTGCGCGGATCGGTCTCCCGGGACCACAACCACCTCGGCGTGCTGCTGGTCAATCCCGGGGGCCCCGGCGCGTCCGGCCGCGAGCTGGCCGAGTTCGTCGCCCAGTCGCTGCCCCGGTCGATCGCCTCGCGCTTCGACATCATCGGCGTCGACCCGCGCGGCGTCGGCGGCAGCCGTCCCGCACTGCGGTGCGTGAACCCCAAGGTCTACTACAAGGCGCCGCGCCCGGACGCCGTGCCGCGCAACGCCGCGGAGGAGGCCGTCCTGTTGGAGCGCGCGCGGCACTACGCCCAGGCGTGCGCCAACCGGTGGTCCTGGCTGCTGCCCCACATGTCGACCGAGAACGCCGCGCGGGACATGGACATGATCCGCGCCGCCCTCGGCGAGCAGAAGATCAGCTACTTCGGTTACTCCTACGGCACCTACCTGGGCGCCGTCTACGCCACCCTCTTCCCTGACCGCGTCAACCGCATGGTTCTGGACAGCGTCGTGGACCCCGGAAAGGTCTGGTACGAGTCCAACCTGGAGCAGAACCACGCCTTCGAGCGTCGCCACCGCGACTTCCTCGCCTGGACGGCAAAGCACAACCGCAGCTACCGGCTGGGCCGGTCGGTCTCCGCCGTCCGCTTCGCGTGGTACTCCATGCGCGACCGCCTGCGTGAGCGGCCCGCGGGCGGCGTGGTCGGACCCAGCGAGCTCGACGACCTCTACAGCGTCGCCGGTTACTCCGACGCGGTCTGGCCGCAGCTCGCCGAGGCGTTCTCCGTCTACGCCAGGAAGGGACGCACCAAGAAGCTGGTGAACGCCTGGCGCGCCCTCGTACCCAACGGCGCCCGGGAGGAGAACAGCTACGCCGTCTACCTCGCCGTGCAGTGCCGGGACGCCGCCTGGCCGCGTGACTGGCGCAAGTGGCGCGCCGACATGAACGTCTCCCACCGCTCCGCGCCGTTCATGACCTGGCCCAACGCGTGGTACAACGCGCCGTGCGCGTTCTGGGCGGTGCGCGGCGGCCCGCCGGTGCGGGTCAAGTCGAGCAGCACGCTGCCGCCCATCCTGCTGGTGCAGTCCAGGCGCGACGCCGCCACGCCGTACGAGGGGGCGCTGCGCATGCGGGAGATCTTCCCCAAGGCGCGCCTGATCGTCGAGCCCGGCGGCAGCCACGGTGTCGCGCTGGCCGGGAACACCTGCGTGGACCGCTATGTCGTGCGGTACCTGCGTAACGGCATGCTGAGCGGCGTGGCCCGCCGCACGGGATCCGGGCCGGACGCCACGTGCCGGCGCAGCCTGCCGCCCCGCCCGGACGTCCCCTCGACCTCCTCCGGGCGCGGGGTGTAG
- a CDS encoding GNAT family N-acetyltransferase, with the protein MLRTSASRVLDDSDREEALAILDADPVANVFVASRVRSVGLHPARLGGQMWGFGPRGAMTALCYAGANLVPVNAGPEAVHAFADRARRQGRRCSSIVGPAQAVIPMWELLEPHWGPARAVRWSQPVMAISTPPRVPPDPAVRRVRPEEFDILLPACVAMFTEEVGVSPDVGDGGALYRSRVAELIRIGRSYARIEGDTVVFKAEIGAVTPQACQIQGVWVHPDLRGRGYAVAGMAAVVEHALACFAPLVTLYVNDFNLPARAVYRKVGFEEVGTFTSVLF; encoded by the coding sequence ATGCTGCGCACATCGGCGTCGCGTGTGCTCGACGACAGCGATCGCGAGGAAGCCCTTGCGATCTTGGACGCCGACCCCGTCGCCAACGTCTTCGTCGCCTCGCGGGTGCGCTCGGTGGGGCTGCACCCGGCGAGGCTGGGCGGGCAGATGTGGGGGTTCGGCCCGCGCGGGGCGATGACCGCGCTGTGCTATGCCGGGGCCAACCTCGTGCCGGTCAACGCCGGCCCGGAGGCCGTGCACGCCTTCGCCGACCGCGCCCGGCGGCAGGGCAGGCGGTGCTCCTCCATCGTCGGTCCGGCGCAGGCCGTCATCCCCATGTGGGAGCTGCTGGAGCCCCACTGGGGGCCGGCGCGTGCGGTGCGATGGTCCCAGCCCGTCATGGCGATCTCCACGCCACCGCGTGTCCCGCCCGATCCGGCGGTGCGCCGGGTTCGGCCCGAGGAGTTCGACATCCTGCTGCCCGCATGCGTGGCGATGTTCACCGAGGAGGTGGGCGTGTCGCCGGACGTCGGCGACGGCGGCGCGCTCTACCGCAGCCGTGTGGCCGAACTGATCCGTATCGGCCGCTCCTACGCGCGGATCGAGGGCGACACGGTGGTGTTCAAGGCCGAGATCGGCGCGGTGACGCCGCAGGCGTGTCAGATCCAGGGCGTGTGGGTGCATCCCGACCTGCGCGGGCGGGGCTACGCCGTGGCCGGGATGGCCGCCGTGGTCGAGCACGCGCTGGCCTGCTTCGCGCCGCTGGTCACGCTCTACGTCAACGACTTCAACCTGCCCGCGCGGGCGGTCTACCGGAAGGTCGGGTTCGAAGAGGTGGGCACCTTCACGTCCGTCCTGTTCTGA
- a CDS encoding TetR/AcrR family transcriptional regulator — MMTTLDRGNETRARILAAARRLFAERGYAATSLADIASAVGLTKTAVAYHFNPKGRIAAELIAPAADDMLALLGTDFGGDRRAFAEALVGFSTRHRTVIRLMIEDVGLADDAPPGSIGEVLRSFRDELYTRLAGPDPTAAERIRAWAVIGAIQCVVTRTVDLPERSVHDDLRAAVLAVLDRS, encoded by the coding sequence ATGATGACCACACTGGACCGCGGGAACGAGACCCGCGCCCGGATTCTCGCCGCGGCCCGACGGCTCTTCGCCGAGCGCGGCTACGCCGCGACGTCACTGGCCGACATCGCCTCCGCCGTCGGGCTCACCAAGACAGCGGTGGCCTATCACTTCAACCCCAAGGGTCGGATCGCCGCCGAGCTGATCGCTCCGGCCGCCGACGACATGCTGGCTCTTCTCGGAACCGACTTCGGCGGCGACCGCCGCGCGTTCGCCGAGGCGCTGGTCGGCTTCTCGACACGGCACCGTACGGTGATCCGCCTCATGATCGAGGACGTCGGCCTGGCCGACGACGCCCCGCCCGGCTCCATCGGCGAGGTCCTCCGCTCCTTCCGCGACGAGCTCTACACCCGGCTCGCGGGCCCCGATCCGACCGCCGCCGAGCGCATACGCGCCTGGGCCGTCATCGGCGCGATCCAGTGCGTCGTGACCAGGACCGTCGACCTTCCGGAACGGTCGGTCCACGACGACCTGCGGGCCGCCGTCCTGGCCGTCCTCGACCGCTCCTGA
- a CDS encoding MMPL family transporter codes for MTTLLGRLGGWCARHGKTVLALWVATAAALISAAMVFGAPTSNDVSIPGTDAQRAHELMREGFGPGYSTPGGIVQIVLYTPEGKLTDEERKRAVERAMERIEQVPHVVQVETPYRYGGMAASMQIGLITVRLEGHDSTRLAEISEQLSRAAEPARQAGIEAVPADASTPADKEIKTGPSEAIGVLCALIVLLFAFGTLVAAVIPIFTALVSIAAGLGTIGLLGHVVDVPKQASIMATMIGLGVGIDYALFLLSRHRRLLADGVPVHESVRRTVASSGGAVVFAGGTVIIALSALLLAGFPLLRTLGWITGISVVYAVLTSITLVPALLGILGHRINALRVPFVGPRRRTARHAAATGMDGTTGGGTGWADLGNWVAKRPWRVLVTTAVVLAAMTAPALGLKLGTLDDGYADKGTDARRAYELMSAGFGPGSTGAMIVVAELDHRIADTDPPALVVQTLQRRIEQTDGVAHVMPAKVNVSGRSVLIQVVPEYAPSDPRAADVVRAVRKIEVPGADVHVGGEVAGLTDAVDRITERTPLVIGVVVLLSAVLLLAAFRAPLVALKAAVMNLISLGAAFGALALVFSYGLGTRLVGLDPPPSADASYVEVIFFSVPIDGYIPLMLFAVLFGLSMDYEVFLLTSVRQSYLRTGDNRVAVAEGLGSTGRVITSAALIMVAVFVAFIAYPDPLVKVFGVGLAAAIAVDATIIRGFLVPSTMVLLGRLNWWCPRWLDRLIPPLSIADHGDDGGTGSGGPGDGPGGGDGGAPPAVRKDEPLVPAAP; via the coding sequence ATGACTACCTTGCTGGGCCGGTTGGGCGGCTGGTGCGCACGGCACGGGAAGACCGTGCTCGCGCTGTGGGTGGCCACCGCCGCGGCGCTCATCAGCGCGGCGATGGTCTTCGGCGCTCCCACCAGCAACGACGTCTCCATACCCGGCACCGACGCGCAGCGGGCGCACGAACTCATGCGCGAGGGCTTCGGCCCGGGCTACTCCACGCCCGGCGGCATAGTGCAGATCGTCCTGTACACCCCCGAGGGCAAGCTCACCGACGAAGAGCGCAAACGGGCCGTGGAACGGGCGATGGAGCGGATCGAGCAGGTCCCCCACGTCGTCCAGGTGGAGACCCCCTACCGCTACGGCGGCATGGCGGCGAGCATGCAGATCGGCCTCATCACCGTCCGCTTGGAGGGGCACGACTCCACCCGCCTCGCCGAGATCTCCGAACAGCTGTCGCGGGCGGCCGAACCCGCGCGGCAGGCCGGGATCGAAGCCGTCCCCGCCGACGCCTCCACCCCCGCCGACAAGGAGATCAAGACGGGGCCCAGCGAGGCCATCGGCGTGCTGTGCGCCCTGATCGTGCTGCTGTTCGCCTTCGGCACCCTGGTCGCCGCGGTGATTCCGATCTTCACGGCGCTGGTCAGCATAGCGGCGGGCCTCGGCACCATCGGCCTGCTCGGCCACGTGGTGGACGTGCCCAAGCAGGCGTCCATCATGGCCACGATGATCGGCCTCGGCGTGGGCATCGACTACGCGCTGTTCCTGCTGTCCCGCCATCGCCGCCTGCTCGCCGACGGCGTGCCGGTGCACGAGTCGGTGCGCCGCACGGTGGCCAGTTCCGGCGGCGCCGTGGTCTTCGCCGGCGGCACGGTCATCATCGCGCTCAGCGCGCTCCTGCTCGCCGGGTTCCCGCTGCTGCGCACGCTCGGCTGGATCACCGGCATCTCGGTGGTGTACGCGGTGCTCACCTCGATCACCCTGGTCCCCGCGCTGCTCGGCATCCTCGGCCACCGGATCAACGCGCTGCGCGTCCCGTTCGTCGGCCCCCGGCGACGCACCGCCCGGCACGCCGCGGCCACCGGCATGGACGGCACCACCGGTGGCGGTACCGGCTGGGCCGACCTGGGCAACTGGGTGGCCAAGCGGCCGTGGCGGGTCCTCGTGACCACCGCGGTCGTGCTCGCCGCGATGACCGCCCCGGCCCTCGGCCTCAAGCTCGGCACGCTGGACGACGGCTACGCCGACAAGGGCACCGACGCGCGGCGCGCCTATGAGCTGATGAGCGCCGGTTTCGGTCCGGGCAGCACGGGCGCGATGATCGTGGTCGCCGAGCTCGACCACCGGATCGCCGACACCGATCCCCCCGCCCTCGTCGTCCAGACGCTTCAGCGGCGCATCGAGCAGACCGATGGCGTCGCCCATGTGATGCCCGCCAAGGTGAACGTCTCGGGCAGGTCGGTGCTCATCCAGGTGGTGCCCGAGTACGCGCCCAGCGACCCGCGGGCGGCCGACGTGGTGCGCGCCGTGCGGAAGATCGAGGTGCCGGGGGCGGACGTGCACGTCGGCGGGGAGGTGGCCGGGCTGACGGACGCCGTGGACCGGATCACCGAGCGCACCCCGCTGGTCATCGGCGTGGTCGTCCTGCTCAGCGCGGTGCTGCTGCTCGCCGCCTTCCGCGCCCCGCTGGTGGCGTTGAAGGCGGCGGTGATGAACCTGATCTCGCTGGGCGCGGCGTTCGGCGCGCTCGCGCTGGTCTTCTCCTACGGCCTGGGCACCCGGCTGGTGGGCCTGGACCCGCCGCCGTCCGCGGACGCCTCCTACGTCGAGGTCATCTTCTTCTCCGTGCCCATCGACGGCTACATCCCGCTGATGCTCTTCGCGGTGCTGTTCGGCCTGTCCATGGACTACGAGGTCTTCCTGCTCACCTCGGTCCGGCAGTCGTACCTGCGCACCGGGGACAACCGGGTGGCCGTCGCCGAAGGGCTCGGCTCCACCGGCCGGGTGATCACTTCGGCCGCGCTGATCATGGTGGCGGTGTTCGTCGCGTTCATCGCCTACCCGGACCCGCTGGTCAAGGTCTTCGGCGTGGGGCTGGCGGCCGCCATCGCGGTGGACGCCACCATCATCCGCGGCTTCCTCGTGCCGTCCACGATGGTGCTGCTCGGCAGGCTCAACTGGTGGTGCCCGCGGTGGCTGGACCGCCTCATCCCGCCGTTGTCCATCGCCGACCACGGTGACGACGGCGGCACCGGAAGCGGCGGCCCGGGTGACGGTCCCGGAGGCGGCGACGGCGGCGCCCCGCCCGCCGTGCGGAAGGACGAGCCTCTCGTTCCCGCCGCCCCCTGA
- a CDS encoding VOC family protein, whose amino-acid sequence MPATPDPVRWRGVHHLALVTTDMDATVRFWHGVLDARLVATLAVPAFRHYFFEVGPGSTIAFFEYTDQELERFAKPAGVPYAKASQFDHLSLHLPDEDALHRLRDRLKAHGCEVTDVIDHGFLRSIYFSDPNGIALEASWWTTDPTGRPADHADGRLFADPDPVPAVRELRENGALAHTVATRLVDGVIEDLRREGVELDRPSG is encoded by the coding sequence ATGCCTGCGACACCCGACCCGGTCCGCTGGCGTGGGGTGCACCACCTCGCGCTGGTGACCACCGACATGGATGCCACCGTCCGCTTCTGGCACGGAGTACTGGACGCGCGCCTGGTCGCCACGCTCGCCGTCCCCGCCTTCCGCCACTACTTCTTCGAGGTCGGCCCCGGCAGCACCATCGCCTTCTTCGAGTACACGGACCAGGAACTGGAGCGCTTCGCCAAGCCGGCGGGCGTGCCGTACGCCAAGGCGTCGCAGTTCGACCACCTGTCGCTGCACCTGCCCGACGAGGACGCCCTGCACCGCCTGCGCGACCGGCTCAAGGCGCACGGCTGCGAGGTCACCGACGTGATCGACCACGGCTTCCTGCGGTCGATCTACTTCAGCGATCCCAACGGGATCGCGTTGGAGGCCTCCTGGTGGACCACCGATCCCACCGGGCGGCCCGCCGACCACGCCGACGGGCGGCTGTTCGCCGACCCCGACCCGGTGCCGGCCGTGCGTGAGCTGCGTGAGAACGGCGCCCTGGCGCACACGGTCGCCACCAGGCTGGTGGACGGCGTCATCGAGGACCTCCGTCGCGAAGGCGTCGAGCTGGACCGCCCGTCCGGCTGA
- a CDS encoding CHAP domain-containing protein translates to MSPEIEKFIKLLESELGYKEKGNGYTKFGKWYNSVDSKYDYSKLPWCDMFISWAAKKLGYEEWIGQFAWTPSHARWFEKQDAFGKKPEVGALVFFDWSGGKKISGIDHVGVVVEVRGEKIVTIEGNIDGGVAKRKVRDQSKVVGYGYPEKVKARLEKKRAEEELLNAVLGAQETGGHGPGAHGLYTVAGVREALEATPAPWSALSSPPIAEEELPTPEAKAGPAPTPQATAAAEQAPAHAETAARGTAETAAQATTAPQPRKGKHAKPPEPLSAVITAAENGLPARVEPTGEDRPTTEKITSVAREPFNAGQPVNVSPIDLSSPALLAPALLAAAAMLAHAKIRRLRGRLASGSAAEASPAAAVPSVATASAAEDVTEAAAEAAAASVEAATVPARETAGAGRRPGSHRATGRRRAAAPSRPGRRRRTAGKRRAGRAPQNLPMSERRPAERTRVLGEDRPRVSAEDRPSLSRSDLPRRESSPANQTRISAEDRARTFGEESARTSPKVPAQSVTEEAAEAWARAFAAGRMHAFSDGTRAPFAAVPRATAGTSPGTGGRRSERVPYRGRRRRECSVEEITTSVPDPVPRGRRHRGVSRTGWGTGPEHRTSLTAVSRGEDWFAVAEPARDRFGAGTDVFAADAPSAEAWPGSPAEGRTAADTDWFTPVGMDGLPKERSGADGESGDWFRPRTPATHRWEPEPVPPAAPSAPPLAAPVAADLPGDGAALNAPRAGRHRAPANADVWFRPGTAPREFDWFAEPTPAGRHRRS, encoded by the coding sequence ATGAGCCCTGAGATCGAAAAGTTCATCAAGCTCCTGGAGAGCGAACTCGGGTACAAGGAGAAGGGCAACGGCTACACCAAGTTCGGCAAGTGGTACAACAGCGTCGACTCCAAGTACGACTACAGCAAGCTGCCCTGGTGCGACATGTTCATCTCCTGGGCGGCGAAGAAGCTCGGCTACGAGGAGTGGATCGGTCAGTTCGCCTGGACTCCCTCGCACGCCCGGTGGTTCGAGAAGCAGGACGCCTTCGGCAAGAAGCCTGAGGTAGGGGCGCTGGTCTTCTTCGACTGGAGCGGCGGCAAGAAGATCAGCGGGATCGACCACGTCGGTGTGGTGGTCGAGGTCCGCGGCGAGAAGATCGTCACCATCGAGGGCAACATCGACGGCGGAGTCGCCAAACGGAAGGTCCGCGACCAGTCGAAGGTGGTCGGCTACGGCTACCCGGAGAAGGTCAAGGCGCGGCTGGAGAAGAAGCGGGCCGAGGAAGAGCTTTTGAACGCGGTCCTCGGCGCCCAGGAGACGGGTGGCCACGGCCCCGGCGCGCACGGCCTCTACACGGTCGCCGGCGTCCGCGAGGCCCTCGAGGCCACCCCCGCCCCGTGGTCCGCCCTGTCGTCCCCTCCGATCGCCGAGGAGGAGCTGCCCACGCCGGAGGCGAAGGCCGGCCCCGCCCCCACGCCGCAGGCCACGGCCGCCGCCGAACAGGCCCCCGCCCACGCCGAGACCGCCGCCAGGGGGACGGCCGAGACCGCCGCCCAGGCCACGACCGCGCCGCAGCCCAGGAAGGGCAAGCACGCCAAGCCGCCGGAGCCGCTGTCCGCCGTCATCACCGCCGCCGAGAACGGCCTGCCGGCGCGGGTCGAGCCGACCGGTGAGGACCGTCCCACCACCGAGAAGATCACCTCGGTCGCCCGTGAACCGTTCAACGCCGGCCAGCCGGTCAACGTCTCACCCATCGACCTGAGCAGTCCCGCGCTGCTGGCGCCCGCCCTGCTGGCGGCCGCCGCGATGCTCGCACACGCCAAGATCCGCCGCTTGCGGGGACGGCTCGCGTCCGGCTCGGCCGCGGAAGCGTCCCCGGCGGCCGCCGTGCCCTCCGTGGCCACGGCGAGCGCCGCAGAGGACGTCACGGAGGCCGCCGCGGAGGCCGCAGCCGCGTCCGTCGAGGCGGCCACCGTCCCGGCACGGGAGACGGCCGGCGCCGGACGCCGGCCGGGCAGCCACCGGGCGACCGGACGCCGCCGTGCGGCGGCACCGTCTCGGCCCGGGCGGCGCCGCCGTACGGCGGGCAAGCGCCGCGCCGGCCGCGCGCCGCAGAACCTGCCCATGAGCGAACGGCGACCCGCGGAGCGGACCAGGGTCCTCGGCGAGGACCGGCCGCGCGTCTCCGCCGAGGATCGACCGAGCCTCTCCCGGTCGGATCTCCCCCGCAGGGAGTCTTCGCCTGCGAACCAGACGCGGATCTCCGCCGAGGACCGGGCCCGCACCTTCGGGGAGGAATCGGCGCGGACCTCCCCGAAGGTGCCGGCTCAGTCGGTCACCGAGGAGGCGGCGGAGGCGTGGGCGCGCGCCTTCGCCGCGGGGAGGATGCACGCGTTCTCCGACGGCACGCGAGCGCCGTTCGCCGCCGTGCCGCGGGCGACGGCCGGGACCTCGCCCGGCACCGGCGGGCGGCGGTCGGAGCGCGTCCCCTACCGGGGACGGCGACGCAGGGAGTGCTCGGTCGAGGAGATCACCACGTCCGTCCCGGATCCGGTGCCGCGCGGTCGTCGTCACCGCGGCGTCTCCCGGACGGGATGGGGCACCGGACCGGAGCACCGCACGAGCTTGACGGCGGTGTCCCGCGGCGAGGACTGGTTCGCCGTCGCGGAACCGGCCCGGGACCGGTTCGGCGCCGGGACGGACGTCTTCGCGGCGGACGCGCCCTCGGCCGAGGCGTGGCCCGGCTCCCCGGCCGAGGGCCGCACCGCGGCCGACACCGACTGGTTCACCCCCGTGGGGATGGACGGCCTGCCGAAGGAGCGCAGCGGTGCGGACGGCGAGAGCGGGGACTGGTTCCGCCCGCGCACGCCCGCGACGCACCGGTGGGAGCCCGAACCCGTTCCCCCGGCGGCTCCCTCGGCTCCGCCCCTGGCCGCGCCCGTCGCCGCGGACCTGCCCGGCGACGGCGCGGCGCTGAACGCGCCGCGGGCGGGCCGCCATCGCGCTCCCGCGAATGCGGACGTCTGGTTCCGCCCCGGTACCGCGCCGAGGGAGTTCGACTGGTTCGCCGAGCCCACCCCAGCGGGCCGTCACCGCCGCTCCTGA
- a CDS encoding protein kinase domain-containing protein — MVSGYREVRTLGEGRAGRVVLAVHTATGTPAAIRYLHPRLGADHGFLTRFRYDIARLAKLECPQIVRVHEYADTGDGVALITELVDGVSLRAILAEHERTGPEAALAAVKSLLLAMAAAHDAGVAHRACGPGSVFVLPDGQVKVADFGLAPPGAAPPYRLPEGAEPGGTAADLHAAACILAECVTGEAPSGTRVPEGLPRSMRELVADALALARPREAGRHASRGVGAGGRGDEARAFAQAVEEAAWGTYGPEWERRGRRHLGELAAALAARLPPAEPAPVRAGAAHRRPSWFSPGRRLSAALGRARHAPARPAYAAATVLASLAVIAVVVAARTGDGRPDAFPATPARPPGGPEAAPTAPEARRSGTPTRDAPSLRAAPRKPDDTGGASDEAEDSAAPARPAAARTTTAPAAPRTSGVTVAAPTRAAATAPGVSEVRVLSWDGSAGMIRVTAEGAGPVRLTVAYTRREGDGPARTLETDTRTLRGRSVYTVEVSHAAEPPECGRRVHLGIVVTTDRTAANGPQVEEAALDGPACEPSAGPTGDAPPEPDDPHSPTPSVSAEKAR; from the coding sequence ATGGTTTCGGGGTACCGGGAAGTTCGCACGCTCGGCGAGGGACGCGCGGGCCGGGTGGTGCTCGCCGTCCACACCGCCACCGGAACCCCAGCGGCGATCCGGTATCTGCATCCGCGCCTGGGGGCCGACCACGGCTTCCTGACCCGCTTCCGGTACGACATCGCCCGTCTGGCGAAGCTGGAATGCCCGCAGATCGTGCGGGTGCACGAGTACGCCGACACCGGCGACGGCGTGGCGCTGATCACCGAACTGGTGGACGGCGTGTCGCTGCGTGCGATCCTGGCCGAGCACGAGCGCACCGGCCCGGAGGCGGCGCTGGCCGCGGTCAAGTCCCTCCTGCTGGCCATGGCGGCGGCGCACGACGCCGGGGTCGCCCACCGTGCCTGCGGACCGGGAAGCGTGTTCGTGCTGCCCGACGGGCAGGTCAAGGTGGCCGACTTCGGGCTGGCGCCGCCCGGGGCCGCTCCGCCGTACCGGCTCCCGGAGGGCGCGGAGCCGGGCGGGACCGCCGCCGACCTGCACGCCGCGGCGTGCATCCTGGCGGAGTGCGTCACCGGCGAGGCCCCCTCGGGCACGAGGGTTCCCGAAGGGCTTCCCCGGTCGATGCGCGAGCTGGTGGCCGACGCCCTCGCCCTGGCGAGGCCGCGGGAGGCGGGCAGGCACGCCTCCCGGGGCGTCGGCGCCGGCGGACGGGGAGATGAGGCACGGGCGTTCGCGCAGGCCGTGGAGGAGGCGGCGTGGGGGACGTACGGGCCGGAGTGGGAGAGGCGGGGCCGCCGCCATCTGGGAGAGCTGGCCGCCGCGCTCGCAGCGCGCCTCCCGCCGGCGGAGCCCGCCCCCGTCCGCGCCGGCGCGGCGCACCGCCGCCCGTCGTGGTTCTCCCCCGGCCGTCGCCTGAGCGCCGCCCTCGGTCGGGCGCGGCACGCCCCTGCGCGTCCCGCGTACGCCGCCGCGACGGTCCTGGCGTCGCTCGCGGTCATCGCGGTCGTCGTCGCCGCCCGTACGGGTGACGGAAGGCCGGACGCGTTCCCGGCGACGCCCGCACGGCCCCCGGGCGGGCCGGAGGCGGCGCCGACCGCGCCCGAAGCCCGGCGGTCCGGCACGCCGACCCGCGACGCCCCATCCCTGCGCGCCGCGCCGCGGAAACCGGACGACACGGGCGGCGCGTCCGATGAGGCGGAGGACTCGGCGGCCCCGGCCCGACCCGCGGCCGCTCGGACGACGACCGCCCCGGCCGCGCCCCGCACCTCCGGCGTGACCGTGGCGGCCCCCACTCGGGCGGCCGCCACCGCGCCCGGCGTCAGCGAGGTGCGCGTGCTGTCCTGGGACGGCTCTGCAGGGATGATCCGGGTGACCGCCGAAGGGGCCGGCCCCGTGCGGCTCACCGTCGCCTACACCCGGCGCGAGGGCGACGGCCCGGCGCGGACCCTGGAGACGGACACCCGCACGCTGCGCGGCAGGTCGGTGTACACGGTGGAGGTGTCGCACGCGGCGGAGCCGCCGGAGTGCGGGCGGCGGGTCCACCTGGGCATCGTGGTGACCACCGACCGCACCGCCGCGAACGGGCCGCAGGTGGAGGAGGCGGCCCTGGACGGCCCGGCGTGCGAACCGTCCGCGGGTCCCACCGGCGACGCCCCGCCCGAGCCCGACGACCCGCACTCCCCCACGCCGTCGGTCTCCGCGGAGAAGGCGCGGTGA